The candidate division KSB1 bacterium genome contains the following window.
GTGGGTTTATATAGTAGAAGGATCTTAGTCAATGGCTAAACCAGAAAAAGAGCAAAAAGTGGAAGAGATCGTAGCGAAGCTCAAATCGGCGTCTGGGGTTTATGTGGCAGATTATCAGGGCTTGAATGTCGCGGAGATCAGCGATTTACGAAGCAAGCTACGAGAATCAAAAGTGGAATTTACCGTTGTCAAAAATACATTGGCGCGGATTTCTTTGGATCGTGTAGGGTTGTCGGAGTTAGGCAAATATCTGACTGGCCCGACTGCTCTGGCGTTTTGTTTGGCAGATCCAATTCAGGGCGCGAAGATTTTGTTCGATTATCATCGACAAAATGAAAAGCTTGGGCTGAAAGCTTGTGTATTCGATAATCAAGTTTATGATAAGAGCTACATTGAGCAGATCGCCAAATTGCCGAGCCCTGAAACGATCAAAGCCCAGGCGATCGGAATGCTCTCTGCCCCATTGAGAAATTTCGTGGGAGTGTTGAACAATTTATTAAGCTCATTGGTTGTCGTGCTATCTGAAATTCAAAAGCAACGAGAAACAAAAGTCGACAATTAGACTTGTACACAGTAAATTTTTACGGAGGATAAAAGATGTCCGAATTACAAGAAAGCAGCGCTCAGGTGGAAACTCGAACGGTTGAGGAACAGGCTGCTCCAGCGAAAAAAACTGCTGCGAAAAAAGGCGGCGATGGTGTGAGTAAGATCGTCGAGACGATTGGAAATTTGACCGTGTTGGAATTGGTTGAATTGATCAAAGCATTAGAGGATAAATTTGGTGTTTCGGCGCAAGCGGCTGTCATGGCTCCGGTGGCAATGCCGGGTGTTGGTCCAGCGGCGGCGGCTCAGCCTCAAGCTGAAGAAAAGACCGAATTCGACGTGATTCTCTCCAATGTCGGCGACAAGAAAATCCAGGTCATTAAGGTGGTCCGTGAAATCACTTCGCTTGGATTAAAAGAAGCCAAGGACCTGGTCGATTCAGCCCCGAAGCCAATTAAAGAAGGCGTTTCTAAGGAAGAAGCTGAGACGATCAAAAAGAAATTTGAAGAAGTTGGCGCCACGGTTGAAATTAAGTAGCCATCGCGCAGCTTCTACCATGACAAATCTTCTTCAGCCAGCAAGGTATTCCATCGGTTGAAGATATTTTCATTTTTAAAAGCCAATAATAGCAAAGGGGTTAGTCTCTTCATGCTGATGACAAAAAAGAACAGAAAGTCATTTGCAAAAATTGCATCAGTTGCAGAATTGCCGGATTTGCTCAATATCCAATTGCAATCGTTCCAAGAATTTTTGCAGCCCGATGTCGATCCTGAAAAGCGGGAGAACAAAGGGTTACAGGCGGTTTTTAACAGTATTTTTCCAATAGTTGACAGCCGAGAGAATTTCATCCTCGAGTTTGTCGCTTATTATATCGAAAAGCCGAAATATACGGTTAAAGAGTGCCAGGAACGGGGTGGCACCTATTCAGTTCCGCTGAAAGCGAAATTGCGCCTATCGATTAAAGACCCTGATAGTGGCAGCGAAGAGATCAGCGATACGATCGAACAGGTGGTCTACCTGGGCAATATTCCGGTCATGACCAATCGGGGCACGTTTATCATTAACGGGGCTGAGCGAATAGTGGTGAGCCAGTTGCATCGCTCGCCTGGTGTGTTTTTTGATGAGATGAAGCATCCGAACGGGGCCAAAATGTATTCGGCCAGAATCATTCCGCTCCGTGGGTCTTGGTTGGAATTTTTGACGGACATCAATGACGTCATGTACGTCTATATTGATCGACGGAAAAAATTCGCTGTGACCACCTTGCTTCGTGCGCTCGGCTACTCATCAGATCTGCAACTGTACCAGTTGTTTGACATGGTGGAAGAGATTCAACTCAATGACCCCAAAATTGAGGAATATATCGGCCGAACCGTTCTGCTTGACGTGATCGATTATGAGACCGGTGAGATTGTGTTGGAGCGCGGCTCTGTGTTCGATGCAGACGCATTGCTCCGGCTCCGAGAAACCAATATCTCCAGCATCAAATTTTTAAAGCAGAGCGGAACGCTCTCGCCTGAGGTGATGAATAACACCCTCAGCAAAGACCCATCTAAATCTGAGGAAGAAGCTCTCACATTGATCTATCGGCAATTGCGATCGGGTGATCCACCAGATATTGAAACGGCGCGAGCATTGGTCGATCGGCTGTTTTTCAATCCGAAGCGGTACGATCTGGGCGATGTGGGGCGTTATCGATTAAATAAAAAGCTGGGCCTGAAGATCAACCCCAACATCACGGTGCTGACGCGGGATGATATTATTGCCATCACCAAATATTTAATCGATCTGCGGAATGGCAAGCGTTCCCCTGATGACATCGATCATCTTGGCAACCGACGTATCAAGACTGTGGGTGAACAACTGGCGGCGCAGATGAGCGTTGGCCTCTCGCGAATGGCGCGGACGGTTAAGGAACGGATGAATCTGCGGGAAAATGAGAACCTGACTCCCCAGGATCTGATCAATGCGCGGACGATCCTGTCGGTGATCAATACATTTTTTGGTACCAGCCAGTTGTCCCAATTTATGGATCAGACCAATCCATTAGCAGAGATGACCCATAAGCGTCGTCTTTCAGCGCTGGGTCCTGGTGGATTGACGCGCGAGCGCGCTGGTTTTGAAGTGCGTGATGTTCATTATACCCATTATGGTCGACTGTGTCCCATCGAGACCCCAGAAGGTCCCAATATCGGCCTGATCTCGTCATTGACGACGTTTGCGCGCATCAATGAACTTGGTTTCATCGAAACCCCCTATCGGAAAGTGGTAAACGGCCGTGTGACCAACGAGATCGAATATCTATCTGCTGATGATGAGGAACAACTGTATATCGCTCAAGCGAATGCCCCCATTGACGACGAAGGCCGGTTTTTGGAGGAACGTGTCCAAGTTCGGAGGCAGGGAGATTTCCCATTGGTCTCCCCCAATATGGTGAATTATATGGACGTTTCTCCGACCCAGATGGTGTCTGCGGCCGCGTCGTTGATCCCTTTCCTCGAGCATGATGACGCCAATAGGGCTTTGATGGGATCGAATATGCAGCGCCAAGCAGTACCGTTGCTCAAGCCTGAAGCGCCGCTGGTTGGGACCGGAATGGAAGAGAAGGTCGCCCGAGACTCTCGTGCCCTGATCATATGCAAACACGATGGGATTGTGGAAAAGGTCTCAGCCAATGAAATCGTAGTTCGCTGCACCGAAGACCCCAACACTTCAGAGCTCGATCGGCAGAGATTATTGGACTTTGATCGGGATGAATTTGATCGCTATGAATTAGATAAATTTGTTCGGACCAACCAGGATACTTGTATCAATCAGATCCCATGCGTGAAAGCTGGAGATCGGGTGAAAGCAGGGGATGTTCTTGCGGATGGATGTGCCACTCAGGGTGGAGAATTGGCGTTAGGCAAAAATGTCCTGGTGGCTTTCATGCCGTGGCGGGGCTATAATTTTGAAGATGCCATTGTGATCTCTGAGCGGATTGTTCAGGAAGATATTTTCACTTCCATCCATATTGAACAATTTGAGCTTCAAGTGCGCGATACCAAACGGGGCGAAGAAGAACTGACCCGTGAGATTCCCAATATTAGCGAAGAGGCCACAAAAGATTTGGATGAGAACGGGATTGTTCGCGTTGGAGCCGAGGTCAAAGAGAACGATATCCTGGTTGGTAAAGTGACCCCAAAAGGCGAAACAGATCCAACGCCAGAAGAAAAGCTTTTGAAGGCGATCTTTGGTGAGAAGGCAGGCGATGTCAAAGACGCGTCTTTGAAAGCGCCCCCAGGACTTAAAGGAGTGGTGATCGATACCAAATTGTTCTCGCGAAAGAAGCGGGACGCGAAAACGAAACGACAAGATAAAAAGAAAACCGAAGAGCTGGAACAATGGCTCACTGCTGAGAAGCAGCGCATCCGACGCCTGAGAGACAGTAAGCTGATCACGGTTTTGGACGGTCAATCGTCTGCTGGAATCCGTGATATTGAAACGGGAAAGGTGGTCATTCGGGCGAAAGCCATTCTGAAGAAAGAGGCTTTGGCCGAGATCGACTTTGACCGACTGGACCTGACCAAGCCACTGGTGGAAGATGAGGAACGCAATAAGCTGATCAGTGAAATATTAGAGAAATATTATGAGCGGCTGGCAGCATTAGACGAGGAATATGAGACCCGAAAGTTTAAGATCACTGTTGGTGATGAATTGCCGCCAGGTATCGTTCAATTGGCCAAAGTCTATGTTGCCAAAAAGCGAAAACTCATGGTGGGCGATAAGATGGCAGGCCGGCACGGAAACAAGGGTGTAGTCGCCAAGATCGTCCCCGTCGAAGATATGCCGTTCATGGAGGATGGGACTCCCGTGGATGTGGTGCTCAATCCTTTGGGGGTGCCGTCGCGAATGAATTTGGGCCAGATTATGGAGACCAATTTGGGTTGGGCGGCGAAAATGCTTGGCCTCAGTTACGCTTCTCCGGTGTTCGATGGCGCCAGCGAAGAGGAAATTCGGAAGGAGATGGAGAAAGCTGGTCTACCATTGAGCGGCAAAACCATCCTGTATGACGGGCAAACAGGTGAGCCGTTCGATAACCCAGTCACAGTCGGCTACATTTACATGATGAAGCTCTCTCATTTAGTGGAAGATAAAATTCATGCGCGTTCCATTGGACCATACTCGCTGATCACTCAGCAACCTTTGGGGGGCAAAGCCCAATTTGGTGGCCAACGGTTCGGCGAAATGGAGGTCTGGGCGCTTGAGGCGTATGGCGCAGCTCATACCTTGCAAGAGATCCTTACGGTCAAATCGGATGACGTTCGAGGTCGCTCCAAGGTTTACGAGGCGATCGTGAAAGGGGATAATTTGCCAGAACCGGGACTGCCAGAATCGTTCAACGTATTGATTCGAGAGCTGATGGGATTGGGGTTGGATGTTGAACTCCTGGATATCAAAGATGGTCGTCCCTAAGTCCCATTTATCCTCCACGCCAAGCATCTGATCAACTCCAGGGTTTTTGTGAGTTGATGAGGAATTGGCTCGTCAGTCAGATCAATCATCTAAATCGATTTGAGCACTGTTTCGGACCAAGCGTTGGTTTTAGCGAGCCGCAATCTCCGGAAATGAACATGTCCTTGGAAATAGGTTGTCAATGGTTGAATGTGAAATCGAGCAGAGCCGATAATCGATTTCGACAATTGATCTGCTGAATCGCTGGATGAATTGAAGAAATCATTAAGTGGATTGGTTGCAATCCGTTTTGGAATAAAAATGAGGTTCACAAAACATAATCTATTGTGGAAAGGAAGGGGATAATCCCTCGATGATGTCATTACGACCCGAAATGAGCAGCAAGATGAATTTTACGGCGATATCGATCAACCTCTCGTCGCCGGATAAGATTCTTGAGCGTTCCCATGGAGAGGTGACCAAGCCCGAGACGATCAATTATCGCTCGTTCAAACCGGAGAAGGATGGTCTTTTTTGCGAAAAGATCTTTGGTCCGGTTCGCGATTGGGAATGTCATTGTGGAAAATATAAGCGGATTCGATATAAAGGGATTATTTGCGATCGCTGTGGTGTTGAAGTGACCATGAAAAGCGTTCGTCGCGAACGCATGGGGCATATAACATTAGCTGTGCCAGTGGTTCATATTTGGTATTGGAAATCGCTTCCATCGAAGATCGGCTATATTTTGGGAATGAGTATGGCCGAGCTGGAAAAGATTATTTACTATGAATCATATGTGGTCATTCAACCTGGGAAAACTGGTTTAAAGCCCAAAGAATTGATCAGTGAAGACGAATATTTCAGGATCATCAGTGAATTCCCAGAAATCACTGACGAGTCGGTGCCAGAGGAAGAGCGGTTTATCGTAAAGATCGGAGGGGAAGCCATTTTAGATCTGCTCAAGCGGACCGATATCGATAAGCTGTCTGAGGAGCTTCGGCATCAGATTCTAGTGGATTCTTCGATTCAACGCAAAAATGAGGCTTTGAAACGGCTGAAGGTGATTGAGGCGTTCAAGCGAAGCCGGTTTCACAAAGAGAACAAGCCAGAATGGATGGTGATGACTGTTATCCCAGTCATCCCTCCAGAACTACGGCCATTGGTCCCATTAGAAGGTGGTCGCTTTGCGACTTCGGATTTGAACGATCTTTATCGCCGCGTTATCATTCGAAACAATCGTCTGAAAAAGCTTCTGGAGATCAAGGCCCCGGAAGTGATTTTGCGCAACGAAAAACGAATGCTGCAAGAAGCGGTGGATTCGTTGTTCGATAATGGGCGCAAGGCTGCGGCTGTTCGATCCGATGGGAATCGGGCTCTGAAGTCGTTGTCCGATATGCTGCGCGGAAAACAAGGTCGGTTCCGTCAGAATTTGTTAGGCAAACGAATTGATTATTCAGGCCGCTCTGTAATCGTTGTTGGTCCCGAATTAAAGATGCACGAATGCGGCCTTCCTAAGGAAATGGCGTTGGAGCTGTTCAAACCGTTTGTGATTCGCAAACTGGTCTCGCGTGGATTGGTAAAGACGGTGAAGAGCGCCAAAAAGATGGTTGAAAAACGGGGCAACGAAGTATGGGAGATTCTTGAGGAGATCATCGAAGATCATCCTATCTTGTTGAACCGTGCCCCGACGTTGCACCGATTGGGCATTCAGGCATTTCAGCCAGTTCTTATTGAAGGAAAAGCCATTCAGATTCATCCCCTCGTTTGCGCGGCGTTCAATGCCGATTTCGACGGGGATCAAATGGCAGTTCATATTCCGTTGTCGTTTTACGCCCAGGTCGAGACCAAGATTCTGATGCTATCGACCCATAATATTCTTTCCCCGGCAAATGGTCGTCCCATTGCCATTCCCAGCCAGGATATGGTGCTCGGATGTTATTATTTGACAAAAGCGAAACCCGGGGATCTCGGAGAGGGCAAAATGTTCTCTAGTCCTGAAGAGGTTCTCCTGGCCTATGAAAATAAAGCGGTCGGGCTTCATGCGAAAATTAAGGTGCGGATGAATGGCAAATTGATCGAAACCACCACAGGACGAGTGATTTTCAATCAGATCGTCCCAGAGGGGATCGAGTATATCAATGAACTGCTGACCAAGAAACGATTAGAAGAGATAGTTGCCAATATCTATAGCAAGTTGGGAAACTTGGTCACGGCGGTTTTCTTGGATAAGATCAAGGAACTCGGCTTTTATTATGCCATGAAGGGTGGTATTACCATCGGCATGGACGACGTCATTACGCCAGAGGAAAAGCCGCAGATCTTGCAGAAGCGCATGGCCGAAGTTGAGAAGATCATGAAGCAGTATGAGAATCAGATTATCACTGATGGGGAGCGCTACAATAAGATCATCGATATCTGGACGCATACCACCAGCGATGTGGCTGAGACCATGTGGGAAAAATTAAAGAAAGCCGATAACGGCTTTAATCCGATCTACATGATGGCTGACTCTGGCGCTCGGGGGTCCCGAGAGCAGATCCGTCAATTGGCAGCGATGCGTGGCTTAATGGCTAAACCGCAGAAAAAGATGACCGGTGAGATGGGCGAGATTATTGAGAATCCCATCATGTCCAATTTCAAGGAAGGACTGACCGTGTTGGAATATTTCATTTCCACACACGGGGCTCGGAAAGGTTTGGCCGATACCGCGCTGAAAACGGCTGACGCTGGATATCTCACGCGTCGCCTGGTGGATGTGGCTCAGGATGTCATCATCAGTGAAGAGGATTGTGGGACCATTTTGGGATTGCGGATCGGCGATCTCAAAGAGGGTGAGGAAGTCATTGAGCCGTTGCGTGATCGAATTTTGGGCCGTGTGGCTGCTGAGGACGTGTTCGATGAAAAAGGCAATGTATTAGTTGAAGCAGGCAAGCTCATCGACGAGGAGACAGCAGATCTCATTTATAACGCCGGCATTGAGACCGTGAACATTCGTTCAGTATTGACCTGCGAGTCCAAGCGAGGCGTTTGTCGCCTCTGTTACGGCAGAAATCTGGCCACTGGAAAACTGGTCAATATCGGTGAAGCGGTAGGTGTCATGGCGGCACAATCTATTGGAGAACCGGGGACACAGCTCACACTGCGAACGTTCCATATCGGTGGTACTGCTGCTCGAATTGCCGCTCAGTCCCAGGCTACTGCGAAACAGGATGGGATCGTCGTCTATGAGAACCTCCGTTATGTGGAACGCAATGAAGGCTACTATATAGCAATTGCCCGGAACGGAAAAATCAAACTGCTTGATGATGATAATCGGACGCTATCGGTCTACATTGTCCCCTATGGCGCTGAGATTTTGGTGAAAGCAAATGATCGGGTCACGAAGGGGCAGGTCATGTTCCGATGGGATCCCTATGTGACCGGAATTTTAGCATTTCACTCCGGCCGCGTTGAATTTATTGATATCATTGAGAACGTTACTTATCGCGAAGAGGCTGACGAAGCGACGGGATTGCGGCAGCGGGTGGTGATCGAGTCGCGCAACCGAAGTTTAAGTCCACAGATTCGGATCGTGGACGAACAGGGCAACGAGCTGAGCTCATATATTCTGCCAATTCGAGCCTCGATCCAGGTGAAAGAGGGTGATATGGTGAAAGCAGGCGATTATCTGGTGAAGATCCCGCGCGAGATCGCGAAAACAAGGGACATCACGGGTGGTTTGCCCCGCGTGGCGGAATTGTTTGAAGCTCGTCGCCCCAAAGAGCCTGCCATTGTAAGCGAAATCGATGGTCGCGTCAAATTCGGTGAAATCCGTCGTGGAGTCCGAAAAATCACGGTGACATCGCGCGACGGTCAGGAGGAGAAGGTTTATCAGATCCCGTATGGGAAACATATTCTGGTTCATGACGGCGATTTTGTCGAAGCTGGAGAGAAACTCTGTGAAGGTTCTGTTGCTCCGCATGATATTCTGAATATCATGGGCGCCAATAAGGTCCAGGAATATCTGGTGAACGAAATCCAAGAGGTCTATCGGCTTCAGGGCGTCCGGATCAATGATAAGCACATCGAGGTGATCGTCCGTCAAATGCTCCAGAAGATCAAGGTTGAGGATCCTGGTGATACCTATTACCTACCTGGAGATCAGGTGGACCGACTGACATTTCAGGAGGAAAATAATAAGATTCGCGGGATGGTTGTGATCACAGATCCTGGGGATGCTGATGT
Protein-coding sequences here:
- the rplJ gene encoding 50S ribosomal protein L10; this encodes MAKPEKEQKVEEIVAKLKSASGVYVADYQGLNVAEISDLRSKLRESKVEFTVVKNTLARISLDRVGLSELGKYLTGPTALAFCLADPIQGAKILFDYHRQNEKLGLKACVFDNQVYDKSYIEQIAKLPSPETIKAQAIGMLSAPLRNFVGVLNNLLSSLVVVLSEIQKQRETKVDN
- the rplL gene encoding 50S ribosomal protein L7/L12, with product MSKIVETIGNLTVLELVELIKALEDKFGVSAQAAVMAPVAMPGVGPAAAAQPQAEEKTEFDVILSNVGDKKIQVIKVVREITSLGLKEAKDLVDSAPKPIKEGVSKEEAETIKKKFEEVGATVEIK
- the rpoB gene encoding DNA-directed RNA polymerase subunit beta — protein: MLMTKKNRKSFAKIASVAELPDLLNIQLQSFQEFLQPDVDPEKRENKGLQAVFNSIFPIVDSRENFILEFVAYYIEKPKYTVKECQERGGTYSVPLKAKLRLSIKDPDSGSEEISDTIEQVVYLGNIPVMTNRGTFIINGAERIVVSQLHRSPGVFFDEMKHPNGAKMYSARIIPLRGSWLEFLTDINDVMYVYIDRRKKFAVTTLLRALGYSSDLQLYQLFDMVEEIQLNDPKIEEYIGRTVLLDVIDYETGEIVLERGSVFDADALLRLRETNISSIKFLKQSGTLSPEVMNNTLSKDPSKSEEEALTLIYRQLRSGDPPDIETARALVDRLFFNPKRYDLGDVGRYRLNKKLGLKINPNITVLTRDDIIAITKYLIDLRNGKRSPDDIDHLGNRRIKTVGEQLAAQMSVGLSRMARTVKERMNLRENENLTPQDLINARTILSVINTFFGTSQLSQFMDQTNPLAEMTHKRRLSALGPGGLTRERAGFEVRDVHYTHYGRLCPIETPEGPNIGLISSLTTFARINELGFIETPYRKVVNGRVTNEIEYLSADDEEQLYIAQANAPIDDEGRFLEERVQVRRQGDFPLVSPNMVNYMDVSPTQMVSAAASLIPFLEHDDANRALMGSNMQRQAVPLLKPEAPLVGTGMEEKVARDSRALIICKHDGIVEKVSANEIVVRCTEDPNTSELDRQRLLDFDRDEFDRYELDKFVRTNQDTCINQIPCVKAGDRVKAGDVLADGCATQGGELALGKNVLVAFMPWRGYNFEDAIVISERIVQEDIFTSIHIEQFELQVRDTKRGEEELTREIPNISEEATKDLDENGIVRVGAEVKENDILVGKVTPKGETDPTPEEKLLKAIFGEKAGDVKDASLKAPPGLKGVVIDTKLFSRKKRDAKTKRQDKKKTEELEQWLTAEKQRIRRLRDSKLITVLDGQSSAGIRDIETGKVVIRAKAILKKEALAEIDFDRLDLTKPLVEDEERNKLISEILEKYYERLAALDEEYETRKFKITVGDELPPGIVQLAKVYVAKKRKLMVGDKMAGRHGNKGVVAKIVPVEDMPFMEDGTPVDVVLNPLGVPSRMNLGQIMETNLGWAAKMLGLSYASPVFDGASEEEIRKEMEKAGLPLSGKTILYDGQTGEPFDNPVTVGYIYMMKLSHLVEDKIHARSIGPYSLITQQPLGGKAQFGGQRFGEMEVWALEAYGAAHTLQEILTVKSDDVRGRSKVYEAIVKGDNLPEPGLPESFNVLIRELMGLGLDVELLDIKDGRP
- the rpoC gene encoding DNA-directed RNA polymerase subunit beta', with protein sequence MSLRPEMSSKMNFTAISINLSSPDKILERSHGEVTKPETINYRSFKPEKDGLFCEKIFGPVRDWECHCGKYKRIRYKGIICDRCGVEVTMKSVRRERMGHITLAVPVVHIWYWKSLPSKIGYILGMSMAELEKIIYYESYVVIQPGKTGLKPKELISEDEYFRIISEFPEITDESVPEEERFIVKIGGEAILDLLKRTDIDKLSEELRHQILVDSSIQRKNEALKRLKVIEAFKRSRFHKENKPEWMVMTVIPVIPPELRPLVPLEGGRFATSDLNDLYRRVIIRNNRLKKLLEIKAPEVILRNEKRMLQEAVDSLFDNGRKAAAVRSDGNRALKSLSDMLRGKQGRFRQNLLGKRIDYSGRSVIVVGPELKMHECGLPKEMALELFKPFVIRKLVSRGLVKTVKSAKKMVEKRGNEVWEILEEIIEDHPILLNRAPTLHRLGIQAFQPVLIEGKAIQIHPLVCAAFNADFDGDQMAVHIPLSFYAQVETKILMLSTHNILSPANGRPIAIPSQDMVLGCYYLTKAKPGDLGEGKMFSSPEEVLLAYENKAVGLHAKIKVRMNGKLIETTTGRVIFNQIVPEGIEYINELLTKKRLEEIVANIYSKLGNLVTAVFLDKIKELGFYYAMKGGITIGMDDVITPEEKPQILQKRMAEVEKIMKQYENQIITDGERYNKIIDIWTHTTSDVAETMWEKLKKADNGFNPIYMMADSGARGSREQIRQLAAMRGLMAKPQKKMTGEMGEIIENPIMSNFKEGLTVLEYFISTHGARKGLADTALKTADAGYLTRRLVDVAQDVIISEEDCGTILGLRIGDLKEGEEVIEPLRDRILGRVAAEDVFDEKGNVLVEAGKLIDEETADLIYNAGIETVNIRSVLTCESKRGVCRLCYGRNLATGKLVNIGEAVGVMAAQSIGEPGTQLTLRTFHIGGTAARIAAQSQATAKQDGIVVYENLRYVERNEGYYIAIARNGKIKLLDDDNRTLSVYIVPYGAEILVKANDRVTKGQVMFRWDPYVTGILAFHSGRVEFIDIIENVTYREEADEATGLRQRVVIESRNRSLSPQIRIVDEQGNELSSYILPIRASIQVKEGDMVKAGDYLVKIPREIAKTRDITGGLPRVAELFEARRPKEPAIVSEIDGRVKFGEIRRGVRKITVTSRDGQEEKVYQIPYGKHILVHDGDFVEAGEKLCEGSVAPHDILNIMGANKVQEYLVNEIQEVYRLQGVRINDKHIEVIVRQMLQKIKVEDPGDTYYLPGDQVDRLTFQEENNKIRGMVVITDPGDADVKVNDLMTRTEFDRMNQKLTKAKKTPAKARPARPATFQPLLLGITKASLTTESFISAASFQETTRVLTDASIEGKIDYLRGLKENVVMGNLIPAGTGLSKYKKIKVYSPMEEEEPPKEPAKPEDATKAEELTM